One window from the genome of Paenibacillus azoreducens encodes:
- a CDS encoding tripeptidase T, which translates to MIIQERLVEEFMELVQVDSETGHEEEISAVLQQKFADLGLDVVEDDSKPRTGHGSGNLIVTLKGTPGVKAPKLFFTCHMDTVTPGKGIKPSLGEDGWITSDGTTILGSDDKAGIAVLMEAIKVIREQQIPHGQIQFVITVGEESGLLGARAMDPKYLDAEIGYAIDSNGEIGAIAVAAPTQAKMKMKIFGKSAHAGVNPEDGISAIQVASKAISRMKLGRLDHETTANIGKFAGGGPTNVVCDYVEIDAEARSIVQDKVERQMEHMREALESAVQECGAKCEFIGEIVYPAFHFDENDEVVKLAQRAIGNIGLTSRTFHSGGGSDANIFNGMGVPTVNLALGYENIHTTKERIRAVDMAKAAEMVISIIRETTK; encoded by the coding sequence TTGTCCAAGTCGACAGCGAAACAGGTCATGAAGAAGAGATTTCGGCGGTTCTTCAACAGAAGTTTGCCGACCTCGGACTGGATGTGGTTGAGGATGATTCGAAGCCAAGAACAGGGCACGGTTCGGGAAATCTGATCGTAACGCTGAAGGGAACACCGGGCGTCAAAGCTCCCAAGCTGTTTTTTACATGCCATATGGATACGGTAACTCCTGGCAAGGGAATCAAGCCTTCTCTTGGCGAAGACGGATGGATTACAAGCGACGGAACAACCATTCTTGGTTCCGACGACAAAGCCGGCATCGCCGTGCTCATGGAAGCGATCAAGGTAATCCGTGAACAGCAAATTCCGCATGGACAAATCCAGTTTGTGATCACCGTAGGCGAGGAATCCGGTTTGCTCGGAGCACGCGCAATGGATCCGAAATACCTCGATGCCGAGATAGGATATGCGATTGACTCGAATGGAGAAATTGGCGCAATTGCCGTTGCGGCTCCGACTCAAGCTAAAATGAAGATGAAAATCTTTGGAAAATCCGCTCATGCCGGCGTTAATCCGGAAGATGGAATCAGCGCGATTCAGGTTGCATCCAAGGCCATTTCGCGAATGAAGCTGGGGCGGCTGGATCATGAAACGACCGCGAATATCGGTAAATTTGCCGGTGGCGGTCCTACGAACGTGGTCTGCGATTACGTGGAGATTGATGCGGAAGCGCGCAGCATCGTGCAAGATAAAGTTGAACGTCAAATGGAACATATGCGCGAAGCACTCGAAAGCGCCGTGCAGGAATGCGGAGCAAAATGCGAATTTATCGGCGAAATCGTGTACCCTGCATTTCATTTCGATGAAAACGATGAAGTTGTGAAGCTTGCGCAGCGGGCCATCGGGAATATCGGTTTGACCAGCCGGACCTTCCATTCGGGCGGCGGCAGCGATGCGAATATCTTCAATGGCATGGGCGTGCCGACTGTGAATCTGGCGCTTGGTTATGAGAACATCCATACGACCAAGGAGCGCATTCGTGCAGTAGATATGGCCAAAGCGGCCGAGATGGTCATCAGCATTATCCGTGAAACGACCAAATAA
- a CDS encoding tetratricopeptide repeat protein, producing the protein MKKEQFDFLLKSQPESPAQHYKLGVWYRSRGLAQEALHCFEKALSTEKNLSDFGKQAFDRYECLLEYGRLLRQLGRMELAITAFRECLARKRYATEALIEIGTMLHQSGTSDSEIRRQLTAIASELMEDDIFPIAETLWHLGAYSSALELYESHSLHADLNDIKQYRYILCLIYINRFKKALSLLLRKAMHPNDVLLVTAQHTVRAAEAINVCKWCLHGMNGGIGLSNLSRYEALETAKTAIALGKINEAWEMLPSPTAHEYNELIYTLYKQGYRELAASLIAQMEQLPLCDRSQISLDICFIAAEIEYDTGNYEKAAAIFEAIYGTDPNHSTARFGAASCYLQQTRKSLMARLESTIVGSEMFIKIERYLDNISRALQIMNITNWHTKWTPAQKRNHAANPGVLLH; encoded by the coding sequence ATGAAGAAAGAACAATTCGATTTCTTGCTAAAGTCCCAACCCGAATCTCCTGCACAGCATTATAAATTAGGCGTTTGGTATCGTTCCCGCGGCTTGGCCCAAGAAGCGCTTCATTGTTTTGAAAAAGCACTTTCAACTGAAAAAAATCTTTCCGACTTCGGAAAGCAAGCTTTTGACAGGTACGAGTGCCTGCTGGAATACGGCAGACTGCTCCGGCAGCTCGGCAGGATGGAGCTTGCGATTACAGCGTTTCGAGAGTGCCTGGCTAGGAAGCGATACGCCACGGAAGCTCTGATTGAAATCGGAACCATGCTCCATCAGTCAGGGACAAGCGACTCGGAAATCCGCCGCCAACTGACCGCAATCGCATCGGAACTGATGGAAGATGACATCTTCCCCATTGCAGAGACGTTGTGGCACCTTGGCGCTTATTCATCGGCGCTGGAACTTTACGAATCCCACAGCCTTCACGCGGACTTGAATGACATCAAGCAGTACCGCTATATACTATGCCTCATTTACATAAACCGGTTTAAGAAAGCACTTTCATTATTATTACGAAAAGCCATGCACCCTAATGACGTGCTTCTGGTCACAGCCCAGCATACGGTTCGGGCCGCGGAAGCCATAAACGTTTGCAAATGGTGTCTGCATGGCATGAACGGAGGTATCGGTTTGTCCAATTTATCCAGATATGAAGCTTTGGAAACCGCCAAAACCGCAATTGCCCTCGGCAAAATCAATGAAGCGTGGGAGATGCTGCCGAGTCCGACCGCCCATGAATACAACGAGCTGATCTATACGCTGTACAAGCAGGGTTATCGTGAACTGGCCGCGTCCTTAATCGCACAAATGGAGCAGCTTCCGCTATGTGACCGCAGCCAGATTTCGCTTGATATTTGCTTTATTGCCGCGGAAATTGAATATGACACAGGAAATTATGAAAAAGCCGCCGCCATTTTTGAAGCCATTTACGGCACGGATCCCAATCATTCAACAGCAAGGTTCGGAGCCGCTTCCTGCTATTTGCAGCAAACCCGGAAATCCTTGATGGCTAGACTGGAAAGCACTATAGTCGGCAGCGAAATGTTCATTAAAATCGAACGTTATTTGGATAATATCTCCCGTGCCTTGCAAATTATGAATATAACGAATTGGCATACGAAGTGGACTCCGGCTCAAAAACGGAACCATGCTGCTAATCCTGGGGTTCTGCTGCATTAA
- the mciZ gene encoding Z-ring formation inhibitor MciZ — translation MMKSYRTEHSFHMVGQAWQIRIMLKQWMKEYGPHAPLTEFLERSNIRTMR, via the coding sequence ATGATGAAGAGCTATCGTACCGAACATTCCTTTCATATGGTTGGACAGGCTTGGCAAATCCGCATCATGCTGAAGCAGTGGATGAAGGAATATGGGCCCCATGCTCCTTTGACCGAATTTTTGGAAAGATCGAACATCAGAACAATGAGATAA
- a CDS encoding NUDIX hydrolase, protein MLVFKIRRDETLKKYMHSNDRLDEVTVSTEPIYEGKIISLQVDTVRLPDGSTAKREIIKHPGAVAVLAVHDSKMIMVDQFRQAMGRCELEIPAGKLEKGEDPLEAAKRELQEETGYVCDNIKLLHSFYTSPGFADEIIHLYIAEELRKGEAAPDDDEFLELYELTLAEAEEAVALGKISDAKTMLAVYAWKLKQATGVFGL, encoded by the coding sequence ATGCTTGTTTTTAAAATAAGGAGAGATGAAACTTTGAAAAAATATATGCATTCCAATGATAGACTGGATGAAGTAACGGTCTCCACAGAGCCCATATATGAAGGGAAAATCATTTCTCTGCAGGTGGACACGGTTCGGCTGCCGGATGGCAGCACAGCTAAGCGGGAGATTATAAAGCATCCCGGTGCTGTAGCCGTGCTTGCGGTTCATGACAGCAAAATGATTATGGTCGACCAGTTCCGGCAGGCTATGGGTCGCTGCGAACTGGAGATTCCGGCAGGCAAGCTCGAAAAAGGTGAAGATCCGCTTGAAGCTGCCAAAAGGGAACTGCAGGAGGAAACCGGTTATGTTTGCGATAACATCAAGCTTTTGCATTCTTTTTATACTTCGCCGGGGTTTGCCGACGAGATTATACATCTCTATATCGCAGAGGAGCTTCGCAAGGGTGAAGCAGCTCCCGATGATGATGAATTTCTTGAGCTTTATGAATTGACATTGGCGGAAGCGGAAGAAGCCGTCGCGTTGGGAAAAATCAGTGACGCTAAAACAATGCTGGCTGTATATGCATGGAAGCTGAAGCAGGCGACGGGAGTTTTCGGTTTATGA
- a CDS encoding endonuclease Q family protein codes for MIETLNSSHDKGQPLKEYYADLHIHIGQTTSGQAVKISGSKDLTFANIAKEAAGRKGMDLIGIIDCHSPEVQKDIMDCLHSGEMTELQGGGISYRGTTILLGSEIEIFEEGRGAAHLLAYFPNLPVMQHFTAWMAKHMKNVNLSSQRIYVPARKLQEEIYARGGVMIPAHVFTPHKGIYGNVAPRMSEVLDPAMISGVELGLSADSEMAGLLSELDGFTFVTNSDAHSLGKIGREYNRIRMAEPNFDEWVLALNKAKGRGVTANFGLNPRLGKYHRTYCLGCGHIQSGEEAVTGACPHCGSVKKVQGVLDRILDIADREESWNPADRPPYHYQIPLEFIPGLGKATMQKLLEHFGTEMSILHRASESELAEVVGSGLAERIVKARNGLLALTSGGGGTYGKVADSSTDKT; via the coding sequence ATGATTGAGACTTTGAATTCATCTCATGACAAGGGCCAACCGCTCAAGGAATATTATGCCGACCTGCATATTCACATCGGACAGACAACATCCGGCCAAGCCGTAAAGATCAGCGGCAGCAAGGATTTGACCTTCGCTAATATCGCCAAGGAAGCGGCCGGACGAAAAGGCATGGATCTGATCGGAATCATCGACTGCCATTCGCCTGAGGTGCAAAAGGATATCATGGATTGCCTGCATTCGGGCGAAATGACCGAACTGCAGGGCGGTGGGATTTCATACAGAGGGACAACCATCCTTCTTGGCAGCGAAATCGAAATTTTTGAGGAAGGCCGCGGCGCGGCACATTTGCTTGCATATTTCCCCAATTTGCCGGTAATGCAGCATTTCACCGCATGGATGGCCAAGCATATGAAAAATGTAAACCTCAGTTCGCAGCGCATTTATGTTCCCGCCCGCAAGCTCCAGGAAGAGATTTACGCGCGGGGCGGCGTTATGATACCGGCACATGTGTTTACACCTCATAAAGGAATCTACGGGAATGTCGCGCCGCGGATGTCCGAAGTGCTCGATCCCGCGATGATCAGCGGCGTGGAACTTGGACTCAGCGCCGATTCGGAGATGGCGGGACTTCTCTCCGAACTCGACGGCTTTACGTTCGTCACGAATTCGGACGCGCATTCCCTCGGAAAGATCGGCAGGGAATATAACCGGATCCGGATGGCCGAGCCTAACTTTGATGAATGGGTTCTGGCGCTGAATAAAGCCAAGGGCCGCGGCGTAACGGCAAATTTCGGCCTGAATCCGAGACTGGGAAAGTATCACCGCACTTATTGCCTGGGATGCGGACACATCCAAAGCGGAGAGGAAGCCGTTACTGGAGCATGCCCGCATTGCGGCAGCGTGAAAAAAGTCCAGGGGGTTCTGGACCGGATACTGGATATCGCCGACCGGGAGGAATCCTGGAATCCTGCGGACCGTCCCCCATACCACTATCAGATTCCGCTAGAATTCATTCCGGGACTCGGAAAAGCGACGATGCAAAAGCTGCTGGAGCATTTTGGCACAGAAATGTCGATTTTGCATCGGGCTTCTGAATCCGAGTTGGCTGAAGTCGTAGGCAGCGGCTTGGCGGAGAGGATCGTGAAAGCGAGAAACGGCCTTCTAGCGTTGACATCCGGCGGAGGCGGGACTTACGGCAAGGTAGCGGATTCATCTACCGACAAGACATAG
- the spoIIM gene encoding stage II sporulation protein M — protein sequence MRTFRHTLKQQTVLYIFVAVLFLVGVIFGALMVNALSLEQQQDLGRYLQNFFVTVDQSHTGMGAAQSYWSIAGLHLKWVGLIWFLGLSIIGLPGILILDFLKGVLIGFTVGYLIAEFSWKGLLFALVTVAPPNLLIIPVLIVSSVSAIAFSLHVIKNKVMLHKRVNVVRPFMSYVGLTLVMCFIMLGISSFETWVTPSMMQWVTPSLLKTAAALM from the coding sequence ATGCGAACTTTCCGCCATACCTTGAAGCAGCAAACGGTGCTGTATATTTTTGTGGCTGTCCTGTTTCTTGTGGGTGTCATTTTCGGTGCGCTTATGGTCAATGCGTTGTCGCTTGAACAGCAGCAGGACCTGGGGCGGTATTTGCAAAATTTTTTTGTTACAGTGGATCAAAGCCATACAGGCATGGGTGCCGCGCAGTCTTATTGGAGCATTGCGGGCCTGCATTTGAAATGGGTGGGCCTCATCTGGTTTCTGGGATTGTCGATCATCGGACTGCCGGGAATACTTATCCTTGATTTTCTTAAAGGCGTGCTGATCGGTTTTACGGTCGGTTATCTCATCGCTGAATTTTCATGGAAAGGCCTGCTGTTTGCTTTGGTCACTGTGGCTCCCCCCAATCTGCTTATCATACCGGTTTTAATCGTATCGAGCGTATCCGCCATTGCTTTTTCACTGCACGTGATTAAAAACAAGGTGATGCTGCATAAGCGCGTCAACGTCGTCCGGCCTTTCATGTCTTATGTCGGTTTAACCCTAGTAATGTGCTTTATCATGCTTGGCATTTCATCGTTTGAGACTTGGGTAACGCCTTCCATGATGCAATGGGTGACACCATCCCTGCTGAAAACGGCTGCAGCCTTGATGTGA
- a CDS encoding Fur family transcriptional regulator: protein MEARIDKIKQQLQSQGYKLTPQREATVRVLLENEEDHLSAEDVFMLVKEKAPEIGLATVYRTLELLSELHVVEKINFGDGVARYDLRTDTAKHHHHHLICVKCGSMDEIREDWLGPLEERLEREFNFTVSDHRLDFHGVCHRCKEKEENERSDNGNKPEA, encoded by the coding sequence ATGGAAGCTCGGATCGATAAGATCAAACAACAATTACAATCCCAGGGCTATAAACTGACACCCCAGCGGGAAGCTACCGTCAGAGTTTTGCTCGAGAATGAAGAAGATCACCTTAGCGCGGAAGATGTTTTCATGCTCGTTAAAGAAAAGGCTCCTGAAATCGGTCTGGCTACCGTTTACCGTACCCTTGAGCTGCTCAGTGAACTGCATGTCGTTGAAAAAATCAATTTCGGCGACGGCGTTGCCCGATATGATTTGCGAACGGATACAGCAAAGCATCACCATCATCATCTTATATGTGTAAAATGCGGCAGTATGGACGAAATTCGCGAGGACTGGCTGGGTCCGCTGGAAGAGCGGCTCGAACGCGAATTCAATTTTACCGTTTCCGATCATCGGCTTGATTTCCATGGGGTTTGCCACCGCTGCAAGGAAAAAGAAGAAAATGAACGCAGCGATAACGGCAATAAACCGGAGGCCTGA
- a CDS encoding DUF4227 family protein, giving the protein MIISVRKCLSYLKFLLVFAVLTYTLYQLFGLIGAWITPVDHYRIPEGHAVKAFQPSDRPKTGEMMGDRLRFFYWYGE; this is encoded by the coding sequence ATGATTATATCGGTGCGCAAATGTCTGTCATACTTGAAATTTTTGCTTGTGTTTGCGGTTTTAACTTATACGTTATACCAGCTGTTCGGCCTGATCGGTGCCTGGATAACGCCGGTAGACCATTACCGGATTCCCGAAGGTCATGCTGTAAAGGCTTTCCAGCCATCGGACCGGCCGAAAACAGGCGAAATGATGGGGGATAGATTGCGTTTCTTTTATTGGTACGGGGAATAG
- the xerD gene encoding site-specific tyrosine recombinase XerD yields MMQYVQSFIRYIGEEKGLSRSTLESYERDLLQFLEFVERQGIQSAKEIKKIHISMYMNEMKSQNFASSTLTRKLVSLRSFFHYMVKESLLEHDPTLYMETPKLEKKVPHVLTVEQVESLLAAPDITTPPGLRDKAMLEVLYATGMKVSELTALNLNDVNPDLKFVRCTSSSGKERVLPITSMAAEAVGTYIRQMRPKLAKEPEERGLFLNNLGTRLTRQGFWKILKKYAAESGISEGITPHTLRHSFAAHLLEDGADIRSVQEMLGHSDLSIAPLYGALTKKAMKDVYENHHPRERAYSTHLKERSMHDNN; encoded by the coding sequence ATGATGCAGTATGTCCAATCCTTTATTCGTTATATTGGCGAAGAAAAAGGTTTGTCTCGCAGCACGCTTGAATCGTACGAGCGCGATCTGCTGCAATTTTTGGAGTTTGTGGAGCGGCAGGGGATTCAGTCGGCAAAAGAGATTAAGAAAATCCATATTTCCATGTATATGAACGAGATGAAAAGCCAAAACTTCGCTTCGTCTACGTTGACGCGCAAGCTGGTATCGCTGCGTTCTTTTTTTCATTACATGGTTAAGGAGTCTTTGCTGGAGCACGATCCGACGCTTTATATGGAGACGCCGAAGCTTGAGAAGAAAGTGCCTCATGTGTTGACCGTCGAGCAGGTTGAAAGCCTGCTGGCGGCGCCTGATATCACTACTCCGCCGGGACTGAGGGACAAGGCCATGCTCGAAGTTTTATATGCCACAGGCATGAAGGTATCGGAGCTGACGGCGCTTAATCTGAATGATGTGAATCCGGACCTCAAATTTGTCCGGTGTACAAGCAGTTCCGGGAAAGAACGGGTACTGCCGATTACCAGCATGGCGGCGGAAGCCGTGGGGACATATATCAGGCAAATGCGGCCGAAGCTGGCCAAAGAGCCTGAAGAACGGGGGCTATTCCTGAATAATCTAGGGACGAGGCTGACCCGGCAAGGATTTTGGAAAATATTAAAGAAATACGCCGCGGAATCCGGTATTAGCGAGGGCATTACCCCGCATACGCTCCGCCATTCCTTTGCGGCCCATCTCTTGGAAGACGGCGCCGATATCCGGTCCGTACAGGAAATGCTGGGACATAGCGATTTGTCTATCGCTCCGCTGTACGGGGCGTTAACCAAAAAAGCGATGAAAGATGTGTACGAAAACCATCATCCGCGGGAACGCGCGTATTCAACCCATTTGAAGGAGAGATCTATGCATGACAACAATTAA
- a CDS encoding purine-nucleoside phosphorylase, with the protein MTTINQAVIQEAAAYIQGKTQLKPEVGLILGSGLGILADLIQDGISIPYHDIPHFPVSTVEGHDGELLLGNIEGRAVVMMKGRFHMYEGYGPEVTAFPVRVMKELGVTSLLVTNAAGGLNTSYEPGDLMLISDHLNLTGKNPLIGPNDSALGVRFPDMSEAYSRRLRKLFKDLAAEKGISVQEGVYAGMLGPTYETPAEIKMLRTLGADAVGMSTVSETIVARHAGLEVLGISCISNMAAGILDQPLSHDEVMETTERVREKFLSLVLAVIPNM; encoded by the coding sequence ATGACAACAATTAACCAAGCAGTCATTCAAGAAGCTGCGGCTTATATTCAGGGAAAAACGCAGCTGAAACCGGAGGTGGGACTTATTCTGGGTTCCGGTCTCGGCATTCTCGCGGATTTGATTCAGGACGGCATCTCGATTCCGTATCACGATATTCCTCATTTTCCGGTGTCGACGGTGGAAGGGCATGACGGCGAGTTGCTGCTGGGCAATATCGAAGGCCGTGCCGTGGTCATGATGAAGGGACGTTTCCATATGTATGAGGGGTACGGTCCCGAAGTAACGGCATTCCCCGTCCGCGTCATGAAGGAATTGGGCGTAACGAGCCTGCTCGTCACCAATGCTGCCGGAGGCCTGAACACATCCTATGAGCCTGGAGATTTGATGCTGATCTCCGATCATTTGAATCTCACCGGCAAAAATCCATTGATCGGCCCGAATGATTCCGCGCTTGGCGTGCGTTTCCCGGATATGTCTGAAGCGTACAGCCGTCGCCTGCGCAAGTTGTTTAAGGATCTGGCGGCAGAAAAAGGCATCAGCGTGCAGGAAGGCGTTTATGCGGGAATGCTTGGTCCAACCTATGAAACGCCGGCTGAAATTAAAATGCTGCGTACGTTGGGTGCCGACGCTGTAGGCATGTCTACCGTTTCGGAAACGATTGTGGCCCGTCATGCCGGACTTGAAGTGCTGGGGATTTCCTGCATCAGCAACATGGCTGCGGGGATTCTCGATCAGCCGCTGTCGCATGATGAAGTGATGGAAACGACGGAACGCGTACGTGAAAAATTTCTGAGTCTGGTACTCGCGGTTATTCCGAACATGTAG
- a CDS encoding D-alanyl-D-alanine carboxypeptidase family protein translates to MRKTLLAVMLSLCLSAAALPQTGSAEEKAKGPVQADLAANAKSAILMDADTGTIIYEKNSHDKLPPASITKIMTMLLTMEAIDSGKLKLTDMVRTSEYAASMGGSQIFLEPGEEMTVDDMLKGIAMASGNDASVAIAEKIAGTEEEFVQMMNDKAKALGLKDTHFVNCNGLPADNHYSSAHDIAVISRELLKHKDVTKYTGSYQDYLRKDSKKPFWLVNTNKLVRFYTGADGLKTGYTSEAKFCLSATASKGDLRVVAVVLGEPNTKTRNEEVSKMFDYMFSQYSMHTIFKPGDVIGTVKINKGDVKELTLAAGQKYSVLLKKNAKAEGIRHELQVPKEVKAPIQAGQVLGKLVVYQGDKVLKEFELKSPEQVGKAGWWKLFKRTLSKLFLVD, encoded by the coding sequence TTGAGAAAAACGCTATTGGCAGTGATGCTGTCGCTATGCCTTTCGGCTGCGGCTTTACCGCAGACGGGATCCGCCGAGGAAAAGGCTAAAGGGCCGGTTCAAGCGGATCTGGCGGCTAACGCAAAGTCCGCCATCCTCATGGATGCGGATACGGGAACTATTATCTATGAGAAAAACAGCCATGATAAACTGCCGCCAGCCAGCATTACCAAAATTATGACGATGCTGCTTACCATGGAAGCCATCGATTCCGGGAAATTAAAACTGACTGATATGGTACGCACAAGCGAATATGCAGCTTCCATGGGAGGCTCGCAAATTTTCCTGGAGCCGGGCGAAGAAATGACGGTTGACGACATGCTGAAAGGAATCGCAATGGCATCGGGAAATGACGCCTCGGTGGCGATTGCGGAAAAAATTGCCGGAACCGAAGAAGAGTTTGTGCAGATGATGAATGATAAAGCGAAAGCGCTGGGCCTGAAGGATACCCATTTCGTCAACTGCAACGGTTTGCCTGCCGATAATCACTATTCTTCAGCCCATGATATTGCGGTCATCAGCCGCGAGCTTTTGAAGCATAAGGATGTTACAAAATATACCGGATCGTATCAGGATTATTTGCGGAAAGATTCGAAAAAGCCGTTTTGGCTGGTTAATACAAATAAGCTTGTCCGCTTTTATACCGGTGCTGACGGTTTGAAAACGGGATATACTTCCGAAGCGAAATTCTGTTTGTCGGCGACGGCCTCCAAAGGCGATTTGAGAGTAGTGGCGGTCGTGCTCGGCGAACCGAATACCAAGACGCGTAATGAGGAAGTATCCAAGATGTTCGATTACATGTTTTCCCAGTACAGCATGCATACCATTTTCAAACCGGGTGACGTCATCGGAACGGTGAAAATCAACAAAGGCGATGTCAAAGAGCTGACGCTTGCCGCCGGGCAGAAATATAGCGTACTTCTGAAGAAAAACGCTAAAGCTGAAGGCATCCGCCATGAACTGCAGGTGCCGAAAGAAGTGAAGGCGCCGATTCAGGCAGGGCAAGTGCTGGGCAAGCTGGTGGTATACCAGGGCGACAAAGTTCTCAAGGAATTTGAGCTCAAATCGCCGGAGCAAGTAGGTAAGGCGGGATGGTGGAAGCTGTTCAAGCGGACGCTCTCCAAGTTATTCCTTGTAGATTGA
- the spoIIAA gene encoding anti-sigma F factor antagonist encodes MNLHVEMEHHRKTLIVRLSGELDHHTADHVRLQLDESIQRGQIEHLVLSFKHLQFMDSSGLGVILGRYKLIKSKGGKMALCDVNEAVYRLLDMSGLFKIMPIYDNEGQALSGLEVVS; translated from the coding sequence GTGAATCTGCATGTGGAAATGGAGCATCACCGCAAAACACTGATTGTCCGTTTATCAGGCGAGCTGGATCATCATACCGCCGACCATGTCCGTTTACAGTTGGATGAATCCATCCAAAGAGGACAAATAGAGCATTTGGTGCTCAGTTTTAAACATTTGCAGTTTATGGACAGTTCCGGTTTGGGTGTTATTTTGGGGCGGTACAAGCTGATCAAAAGCAAAGGCGGTAAAATGGCTCTATGCGACGTGAATGAGGCGGTTTACCGTCTGCTGGACATGTCCGGGTTGTTTAAGATCATGCCAATTTACGATAACGAGGGTCAGGCGCTCTCAGGATTGGAGGTCGTGTCATGA
- the spoIIAB gene encoding anti-sigma F factor, whose translation MTENKKPQRNFMTLQFSAKSENESFARVTVAAFISQLDPTMDELSDLKTVISEAVTNSIIHGYDGNPDGMVTITAEIIADTVTITVEDKGAGIEDLDLARQPLYTSKPELERSGMGFTIMENFMDEFEVSSEPDSGTSIRMKKRIESKKALYN comes from the coding sequence ATGACGGAGAATAAAAAACCGCAGCGCAATTTCATGACGCTCCAATTCTCGGCCAAATCGGAAAATGAATCTTTTGCCAGAGTTACGGTCGCGGCGTTTATTTCCCAGCTGGATCCGACCATGGATGAATTAAGCGACCTGAAAACCGTTATTTCGGAAGCGGTGACGAACAGCATTATTCACGGTTACGACGGAAATCCGGATGGTATGGTTACCATTACCGCCGAAATCATTGCCGATACAGTCACGATCACCGTCGAAGACAAGGGAGCCGGAATCGAGGATCTGGATCTGGCCAGGCAGCCGCTTTACACGTCAAAACCTGAGCTGGAGAGATCTGGGATGGGATTTACCATCATGGAGAACTTCATGGACGAATTCGAGGTTTCGAGTGAACCCGACTCCGGCACATCGATCAGGATGAAGAAAAGGATTGAATCCAAGAAAGCTTTGTATAATTAG
- the sigF gene encoding RNA polymerase sporulation sigma factor SigF → MDADLKKPSQTYLEDAEVKRLIALSQAGDNTARDTLVNCNIRLVWSVVQRFMNRGYEPEDLFQIGCIGLLKSVDKFDLSYDVKFSTYAVPMIIGEIQRFLRDDGTLKVSRSLKEMANKVRKKKDELSKHLDRLPTVKEVAEELGVTPEEVVFAQEANKPPTSIHETVFENDGDPITLMDQIADDSQERWFDKLALNEAIDGLSEREKLIVYLRYYRDQTQSEVAARLGISQVQVSRLEKKILQLIRDQIAQ, encoded by the coding sequence ATGGATGCTGATCTGAAAAAACCTTCGCAGACCTATTTGGAAGATGCGGAAGTCAAACGCCTGATCGCACTCAGCCAGGCCGGAGACAATACCGCCCGCGATACGCTGGTAAACTGCAACATCCGTCTCGTCTGGTCCGTTGTACAAAGATTCATGAACCGCGGTTATGAGCCGGAGGATTTGTTTCAAATCGGCTGTATCGGTCTGTTGAAGTCCGTTGATAAATTTGATTTGAGCTACGATGTTAAATTTTCAACCTATGCTGTACCCATGATTATCGGAGAAATCCAGCGCTTCCTCCGGGATGACGGCACGCTTAAGGTGAGCCGGTCGCTGAAGGAAATGGCCAACAAGGTCCGGAAGAAAAAAGATGAGTTGTCGAAGCATCTGGACCGCCTGCCGACCGTTAAAGAGGTGGCTGAGGAGCTTGGGGTGACGCCGGAAGAAGTGGTATTCGCCCAGGAAGCGAACAAGCCGCCGACCTCCATCCATGAAACGGTATTCGAGAACGATGGCGATCCGATCACGCTCATGGATCAGATTGCCGATGATTCGCAGGAACGGTGGTTTGACAAACTTGCTTTAAATGAGGCGATTGACGGCCTTTCCGAACGCGAAAAGCTGATCGTTTACCTGAGGTATTATCGTGACCAGACCCAGTCGGAGGTCGCGGCTAGGCTTGGGATTTCCCAGGTACAGGTATCAAGGCTGGAAAAGAAAATATTGCAGCTTATTCGCGATCAGATTGCGCAGTGA